In the Leptotrichia sp. oral taxon 223 genome, ACTTGTGTAAGAGTGCCAGTTAGATACGGGCATGCAGTGTCTGTAAATGTGGAATTGGAAAAACCTTTTGAATTGGAAGATGTAATTCGCGCATTTGAGGAAAAAGAAGGAATCATAGTGCAGAATGATGGCAAGAATAACATTTATCCTATGCCTATAAATGCTCAGGATACTGATGAAGTCTATGTTGGAAGAATCAGAAAAGACTTTTCGGCTGATAATGCTTTAAATCTATGGGTTGTAGCAGACAACATAAGAAAGGGCGCAGCTACAAATACAATTCAAATTGCTGAAACTTTAATAAAAAAAGGAGCATTATAGTAAAATATGAAATTTAGCAAAATAAAAAATAAAATACTAGTATTATTAGTTTTTGTTGCCACTTTCATAACAGGCTACAGTGATGATATAAAGGTTGGAATGGAGTGTGGATATGCTCCTTTCAACTGGTTTCAAAATGACGCCAAAAATGGTGCTGTGAAAGTGGATGGAGGTTATTGTGGCGGATATGACGTTGAAATAGCCAAAGTTATTGCAAAAAAACTGAATAAAAATCTGGTAATTGTAAAAACGAAATGGGATGCATTACTTGGTCCTGCATTGAATTCTGGAAAAGTTGATTTAGTTATAGCAGGAATGTCTGCAACACCTGAAAGAAGACAAAGCCTAACATTCTCAAAACCATATTATGAATCAGATTTAGTGGTAGTCGTGAAAAAAAATGGAAAATATGCAAACGCCAAATCAATTAATGATTTCACAGGAGCAAAAATTACAGGGCAGTTAAATACACTTCACTATGATGTCATTGATCAGATGAAAGGTGTTCAAAAGCAGACTGCTATGGAAAGTTTCCCAGCTATGATAGTTGCATTAAATTCTGGGAAAATAGATGGGTATATATCAGAAAGACCTGGAGCTATGGCAGCTCAGTTTTCAAATCCTAATTTAAAGTTCATTTCATTTGATAAGAATACAGGATTTAAATATGATACAGAAGAAGTGAATGTGGCTGTTGGAATGAAATTGGGAAATACAGAGCTGGAGGAGCAAATTAATAAAATATTAGATGAAGATTTAACTTCTAAAGCACGGCAACGTATTATGGAAAAGGCTATACAAAATCAGCCAAATGAAGCTTCACGTTCGTTTTTTGGATGGGTAGCATTTTTTATTCAAAATAACTGGATGACATTTGTGAAAGGTACAGTTTCAACACTGTATATTTCAATTACAGGTACAGTAGTAGGGTTTTTCATTGGATTAATGGTTGCATTATTGAGATATTCAGAAGCAGAAATCGATGGACAAGTTCATAAATATAAAAAAAATGGATTAAAAGTTTTAAACTGGTTTTCTTCAATATATATTGCAGTATTTAGAGGAACTCCGATGATTGTACAATCAATGGTAATCTATTATGGACTTTCTCAAGTATTTCATTTGAACTTGTCTCCACTGGTAGCAGCATTGTTTATTGTATCAATAAATACGGGTGCATATATGAGTGAAATTATCCGTGGAGGGATTGATTCGATTGATAGTGGACAGTTTGAAGCGGCAAAAGCTATTGGAATGACGAATTTTCAGCTGATGCAAAGTATTATTTTTCCGCAGATGTTTAGAAATATTTTACCAATGATTGGAAATGAGCTTATTGTAAATATTAAAGATACATCTGTATTAAATGTAATAAGTGTTACTGAGCTGTTCTTTATTTCAAATTCGGTTGCGGGAACTTATTCACGTTATTATGAAGTGTTTATTATAACAAGCGTGATTTATTTCTTCTTAACGTTTACATTGTCATTAATATTAAAACAAATTGAAAAAAGAATTGACGGGCCTCAAAATTTTGAAATTCTGGATGACGCTAATGGGGAGGAAAAATAATGGGGAAAAAAGTTATTGAAATAAAAAATATTAGAAAAGATTTTGGAAAAAGAACTGTTTTAAAGGATGTAAACTTTGATGTTCATGAAAAGGAAGTTGTAAGTATAATTGGTTCGTCTGGAAGTGGAAAATCAACACTTTTAAGATGTATAAACCTGCTTGAAAAGCCTACGAGTGGACAAGTTCTAATTCATGGGAAAGATGCAATGGCAGGAGATGTATCACTTGTACATTTGCGTGAAAAAGTAGGAATGGTATTTCAGCAGTTTAATTTGTTTAATAACTTGAGCGTTCTGGAAAACTGCGTAATAGGACAAATGAAAGTTCTAAGAAAATCACGGAAAGAAGCTGAAAAAATAGCAAAGGAATTTTTGGCAAAAGTAGGAATGGAGCGTTTTATTCACGCAAAGCCAAATCAAATTTCGGGTGGGCAGAAGCAACGTGTGGCAATAGCAAGGGCATTGGCAATGCAGCCGGAAGTTTTGCTGTTTGATGAGCCAACATCAGCATTAGATCCTGAAATGGTTGGAGAAGTTCTGAAAGTAATGAAGGACTTGGCAAAAAGTGGACTTACAATGATTGTTGTAACGCATGAAATGGATTTTGCACACGATGTTTCAAGTAGAGTTGTGTTTATGGATCAGGGTGTAATCGTGGAAGATGAAAAGCCTGAAAATATTTTTGAAAATCCGAAACATGAGAGAACTAAGGAATTTTTGAGCAGAATGTTAAAAAAATAGATTATAAATAAATTATAGAAATTAAAATTTTACGAAAAAATATAATTTAAAATTATTTAAAAAATCTCTAGAGAGCAGGTAAATTACGGAGATTGGATGATATGAAAATTATTGTCATTTTATAAATTATATTTAAAAAATAAGAAAAATGAGAAAATTCCTTGAATTTTTTTTAAAAATAGTGTAAAATAGTAAAGGTTAAAAAAATAAATAGGAATTATAAAAAATAAGGAGAAAAAATGGCTAAAAAAAATGAAACTAAATTAGCTTTGACTGAAGAAGAAAAAGCAAGAGGTTTAAACGCTGAAGAAATAAAAGGACTTTTAATTAATAAAGCAATTTTAGAAACAGCTAAGAAATACAAATTTAATGATGAAGAAAAAGAAGAGTTTGAATACTTCTTTAAAAATGAAAAAAATAAATTCTTTATTGCAAAAGCAATTGAAGATAAAATTTCTGTAAATGAAAATGATGTTACAAAATTATACACTGACAACAAAGCAAACTTTGATGCACAAAATATTCCATTTTCAGAAGCAAGGGAAATTATTCAAAGAGATTTGTTAAATCAGCAGCTTGCTACACTTGAAGCTGAAGAATTAAACAAATTAGTTGAAGGAATGGAAGATAAGGTAGAAATTTCTAAAAAGGAAGTATTGTTCTCTAAAGGAAATTCTGAAGTATTAAAAACTTTAATTGTTGGTAAAATAATTGCTAAAAAAATGGCAGAAGAAAACTTTGAAGAAAATAATAAAAACGATATTGAAATTATTAAAGATAACGTATACATGAACTATTATTTAGACTTGCAAGTAAGAAAAAATGTAAAAGTTACTCAAGAAGAAATTGCTGAAATTTATGAAAATGAAAAAGCAAAATTAGGAAATGTAACTCCAAACAGTGCATATCAACAAATTGCCAACGCATTGTTAAATAACAGAGCAATTGAAGAAAGAAATAATTTAATAAACAAAATTTCAGAAGAATATAAAATTGAAGAAGTTGCAAAAGAATATACTGAAGCTGAATAAGTGTTAATTAAGTGATTATATGAAAACTTGGAAAGTAGTGAATTTATGAAATCCAAGTTTTTTATTTTTTATAAGGAAAGTAAATTTATCTTTTTTTATACATAAAAAATAAGGAGTACAATGTAGTACCCCAAATTATTTGAAAATTTTAAATTAATTTTTTCCAAGTTCATCTGCTACTAATATTGCTGCAAAAACGTCATCAGCAGTAACTTTGAATGGCATATTATGGATTGTTTCACCTTCGGCTGTACTTGCTTTTGCCACTTCATACAGTCTTTCTTTAGAAACGCTTCCCATTCCCAATTCATTCAATGTTGTTGGAAGTCCCATGCTCTTGCAGAACTCTACAACTTTTTTAATTTCACATAGACATCTGTTTTCCAGAACTAATTGTGTAATTGTTCCGAATGCCACTTTTTCACCGTGATACATATGATGCCCTTCTTCTAAAATTGTAAGTCCGTTGTGAATAGCGTGAGCTGCTGCAAGTCCTCCACTTTCAAATCCAATACCACTTAAATAAGTATTTGCTTCAATTATATTTTCCAAAGCTTTTGTAACTACTTTGTTTTCCACTGAAATTTTGGCTTTTAGTCCGTCTTCAAATAATGTATCCTTGCACAATTCTGCGATTGCAATGGCTGCCTTCGTAATGCTTCCTCCAGCGATTGAAACAGCATTTGAATCAACGCAGGCTTTGGCTTCATAGTAAGTGGCAAGAGCATCTCCGATTCCAGCAACAAGAAGTCTGGCAGGCGCATTTACGATTATGTCTGTATCCATTATTACCATATCAGGGTTTGCCTTTAAGAACAGATATTCTTCAAATTCTCCGTTTGGAGTGTAAATTACTGACAAAGCGCTGCATGGAGCATCTGTTGAAGCAATTGTTGGAACGATGAATACAGGAATGTTTTCGTAATAAGACACTGCTTTTGCTGCATCAAGAGTTTTTCCTCCACCGATTCCAAATACTGCATCACATTTTTTTTCTTTTAAAATATCAATATTTCGGTTAATTTCATTTTTAGAGCATTCTCCACCAAAAACTTCAACATGGTAGTTTACGCCTTCCTTTTCAAAACTTTCAACAATTTTGTCCTTAAAATTATCAAAAATAAATTTGTCTACTAACAGATAGGCTCCGCTGTTGCCACGTAATTTGTAATAAGATGCCAAATTGGCAA is a window encoding:
- a CDS encoding ABC transporter permease subunit (The N-terminal region of this protein, as described by TIGR01726, is a three transmembrane segment that identifies a subfamily of ABC transporter permease subunits, which specificities that include histidine, arginine, glutamine, glutamate, L-cystine (sic), the opines (in Agrobacterium) octopine and nopaline, etc.) → MKFSKIKNKILVLLVFVATFITGYSDDIKVGMECGYAPFNWFQNDAKNGAVKVDGGYCGGYDVEIAKVIAKKLNKNLVIVKTKWDALLGPALNSGKVDLVIAGMSATPERRQSLTFSKPYYESDLVVVVKKNGKYANAKSINDFTGAKITGQLNTLHYDVIDQMKGVQKQTAMESFPAMIVALNSGKIDGYISERPGAMAAQFSNPNLKFISFDKNTGFKYDTEEVNVAVGMKLGNTELEEQINKILDEDLTSKARQRIMEKAIQNQPNEASRSFFGWVAFFIQNNWMTFVKGTVSTLYISITGTVVGFFIGLMVALLRYSEAEIDGQVHKYKKNGLKVLNWFSSIYIAVFRGTPMIVQSMVIYYGLSQVFHLNLSPLVAALFIVSINTGAYMSEIIRGGIDSIDSGQFEAAKAIGMTNFQLMQSIIFPQMFRNILPMIGNELIVNIKDTSVLNVISVTELFFISNSVAGTYSRYYEVFIITSVIYFFLTFTLSLILKQIEKRIDGPQNFEILDDANGEEK
- a CDS encoding amino acid ABC transporter ATP-binding protein, translating into MGKKVIEIKNIRKDFGKRTVLKDVNFDVHEKEVVSIIGSSGSGKSTLLRCINLLEKPTSGQVLIHGKDAMAGDVSLVHLREKVGMVFQQFNLFNNLSVLENCVIGQMKVLRKSRKEAEKIAKEFLAKVGMERFIHAKPNQISGGQKQRVAIARALAMQPEVLLFDEPTSALDPEMVGEVLKVMKDLAKSGLTMIVVTHEMDFAHDVSSRVVFMDQGVIVEDEKPENIFENPKHERTKEFLSRMLKK
- a CDS encoding viral A-type inclusion protein gives rise to the protein MAKKNETKLALTEEEKARGLNAEEIKGLLINKAILETAKKYKFNDEEKEEFEYFFKNEKNKFFIAKAIEDKISVNENDVTKLYTDNKANFDAQNIPFSEAREIIQRDLLNQQLATLEAEELNKLVEGMEDKVEISKKEVLFSKGNSEVLKTLIVGKIIAKKMAEENFEENNKNDIEIIKDNVYMNYYLDLQVRKNVKVTQEEIAEIYENEKAKLGNVTPNSAYQQIANALLNNRAIEERNNLINKISEEYKIEEVAKEYTEAE
- a CDS encoding glycerol dehydrogenase, with the protein product MAKIINSPSKYIQGRNEIANLASYYKLRGNSGAYLLVDKFIFDNFKDKIVESFEKEGVNYHVEVFGGECSKNEINRNIDILKEKKCDAVFGIGGGKTLDAAKAVSYYENIPVFIVPTIASTDAPCSALSVIYTPNGEFEEYLFLKANPDMVIMDTDIIVNAPARLLVAGIGDALATYYEAKACVDSNAVSIAGGSITKAAIAIAELCKDTLFEDGLKAKISVENKVVTKALENIIEANTYLSGIGFESGGLAAAHAIHNGLTILEEGHHMYHGEKVAFGTITQLVLENRCLCEIKKVVEFCKSMGLPTTLNELGMGSVSKERLYEVAKASTAEGETIHNMPFKVTADDVFAAILVADELGKN